One Paraburkholderia agricolaris genomic region harbors:
- a CDS encoding LysE family translocator: MTVLLSMAAFALASSISPGPVNVVALSAGAQHGFNASMRHVTGATVGFTLLLLLIGLGLHELLAYFPNLIDVVKWAGIGFLLYMAYKLAVDDGKLGADKPTRGPSFAYGAAMQWLNPKAWLASLAGMGAYAADGDGRLVWQFTVVYFVVCYLSIASWAYAGTFLRRYLQEPKRVRLFNRAMAALLAASALYLLIA, encoded by the coding sequence ATGACCGTCTTACTCTCCATGGCCGCGTTCGCGCTGGCCTCGTCGATTTCTCCCGGTCCGGTCAACGTCGTTGCGCTCAGCGCCGGCGCGCAACATGGCTTCAACGCAAGCATGCGGCATGTGACCGGCGCAACCGTCGGGTTCACGTTGCTGCTGTTGCTCATCGGCCTGGGGCTGCATGAGTTGCTCGCGTATTTCCCCAATCTGATCGACGTCGTCAAATGGGCCGGGATTGGCTTTCTGCTTTACATGGCCTACAAACTCGCCGTCGATGATGGCAAGCTCGGCGCAGACAAGCCCACTCGAGGACCATCCTTCGCCTACGGCGCCGCAATGCAGTGGCTCAATCCGAAAGCCTGGCTCGCGTCATTAGCCGGCATGGGCGCCTACGCGGCAGATGGCGACGGCCGGCTCGTCTGGCAATTCACAGTCGTGTACTTCGTGGTTTGCTATCTGTCGATTGCCAGTTGGGCGTATGCCGGCACCTTCCTGCGTCGATACTTGCAGGAGCCGAAGCGCGTGAGGCTATTCAATCGCGCGATGGCAGCGCTGCTCGCGGCTAGCGCGCTGTATCTGCTGATCGCGTGA
- a CDS encoding DUF6708 domain-containing protein, which translates to MMEYTGLINKYKINRPLTDEERQNRLDPAKRLDVSPNYFSSTIRVNSRYLEVADKYYGWKGALTCVMGILTVICLFIAGVGADIFFVDGLLGNPDERSGNLVFGAIPLLLGICLVAVLLWLICRECFRYTHYPIRLDRERRVVHVFRLDGTVLSVPWDKVFFALGRGNRPFGIQTWDVRGHVLADDGVTVVETFCFALAWPVKEELYRYWEYVRRYMEDGAAAIIPCTPAYLPISDRRETWRFGLLRLALNLPGQTFAQLLLSPALLLFSFARWFAMRSCRIPVWPQNIEEMCAVDPGDPCAKDARSNPPNLWKTM; encoded by the coding sequence ATGATGGAGTACACCGGCCTCATCAATAAGTACAAAATCAATCGCCCGCTTACGGACGAAGAACGTCAGAACCGTCTCGATCCCGCGAAGCGCCTGGACGTTTCCCCAAATTATTTCAGCTCCACTATCAGGGTGAATAGCCGGTACCTGGAGGTTGCGGATAAGTATTACGGCTGGAAAGGCGCGCTGACATGCGTGATGGGAATCCTGACCGTGATCTGCCTGTTCATAGCGGGAGTCGGCGCGGACATTTTCTTTGTCGATGGATTGCTGGGTAATCCAGACGAACGGTCTGGAAATCTTGTCTTCGGCGCGATTCCGTTGCTGCTAGGGATCTGTCTGGTTGCGGTTCTGCTCTGGCTTATTTGCAGGGAGTGTTTCCGGTATACGCACTACCCGATTCGTCTCGACCGGGAGCGTAGGGTAGTGCATGTGTTCCGGTTAGATGGGACCGTGCTGTCCGTTCCATGGGATAAGGTTTTTTTCGCCCTGGGCCGGGGTAATCGACCGTTTGGCATTCAAACATGGGATGTACGCGGACATGTCCTTGCCGATGATGGCGTGACCGTGGTCGAGACATTCTGTTTTGCGCTGGCGTGGCCGGTAAAAGAAGAGCTTTACCGGTATTGGGAATACGTCCGGCGATATATGGAGGACGGTGCGGCGGCGATCATACCGTGCACGCCGGCGTATCTGCCCATTTCCGATCGGCGCGAGACATGGCGGTTTGGTTTGTTGCGACTCGCCCTGAATTTGCCCGGTCAAACTTTTGCGCAACTGCTGTTGTCGCCGGCCCTTCTGCTGTTTTCCTTTGCGCGATGGTTTGCGATGCGCAGTTGCAGAATTCCGGTCTGGCCACAAAACATAGAGGAAATGTGCGCAGTCGATCCTGGCGATCCTTGTGCAAAGGATGCTCGTTCGAATCCTCCGAACCTCTGGAAAACGATGTAA
- a CDS encoding PaaI family thioesterase — MDDKEINELLDRILAPWVRALTLTPVKVDEESATLRLPFSGGLRHSGGVICGQVFMAAADTAMIVAISAALGGFKPMSTVSLNISFMRAVRNGDVLITARVLRMGRNLVFGEVELFDEAGNMAVHATTTYALLD; from the coding sequence ATGGATGACAAAGAAATTAACGAGCTGCTCGACCGCATCCTCGCGCCCTGGGTCCGTGCGCTCACGCTGACCCCGGTAAAGGTCGACGAAGAAAGCGCGACCTTGCGCCTGCCGTTTTCCGGCGGCTTGCGTCATTCGGGCGGTGTGATCTGCGGGCAAGTCTTCATGGCGGCTGCCGATACGGCAATGATCGTCGCCATCTCGGCCGCGCTCGGCGGCTTCAAGCCGATGAGCACGGTGTCGCTCAACATCAGTTTCATGCGTGCGGTCCGCAACGGCGACGTCCTGATTACCGCGCGCGTGTTGCGCATGGGCCGCAATCTCGTGTTCGGTGAAGTCGAGTTATTCGACGAAGCCGGCAACATGGCCGTCCACGCCACCACCACTTACGCGCTGCTCGACTGA
- a CDS encoding patatin-like phospholipase family protein — protein sequence MFDQVVFAGGGNRCWWQAGFWDVVQPKLAIRPRVIAGISAGAATACMLYTRDSDWVMRYYEEALRHNTRNAYWGNLLRGQSVFPHYRIYRQALLDIYSDKFSTLADAPEIRIGVSHLPRWLGARSAVAAGLIAYNIEKYVRKTLHPTLGQTLGFHPEFVRAQDCATVEDLADLILQSSSTPPFTPVLRRNGRPVLDGGMVDNVPVGALDAEAPGNVLVMVTRLYPRPQMFVVSHGVQQRLYVQPSRKVPISSWDYTSPSQMVHAYNLGRTDGETFLARMPDLLEAGAHEAR from the coding sequence ATGTTCGATCAGGTCGTATTCGCTGGCGGCGGCAATCGCTGCTGGTGGCAGGCGGGGTTCTGGGACGTGGTGCAGCCGAAGCTAGCGATCCGCCCGCGCGTCATCGCCGGCATTTCGGCCGGCGCGGCTACCGCGTGCATGCTCTATACGCGCGATTCCGACTGGGTTATGCGCTATTACGAAGAGGCGTTACGCCACAACACCCGCAACGCGTACTGGGGCAATCTGCTGCGCGGCCAATCGGTTTTTCCGCATTACCGGATCTACCGGCAGGCGCTACTCGACATCTACAGCGACAAATTCTCCACGCTTGCCGACGCTCCCGAAATCCGCATCGGCGTGTCGCACCTGCCTCGCTGGCTCGGCGCACGAAGCGCGGTCGCCGCGGGCCTGATTGCGTACAACATCGAGAAATACGTGCGGAAAACGCTGCATCCGACGCTGGGTCAGACGCTCGGCTTTCATCCGGAATTCGTGCGCGCGCAGGATTGCGCGACAGTCGAGGATCTCGCCGATCTGATTCTGCAATCCTCGAGTACGCCACCGTTCACGCCGGTTTTGCGACGCAATGGCCGGCCGGTGCTGGATGGCGGAATGGTCGACAACGTGCCGGTCGGCGCGCTCGACGCGGAAGCGCCCGGCAACGTACTGGTCATGGTCACGCGTCTTTACCCGCGGCCACAGATGTTCGTCGTGTCGCACGGCGTGCAGCAACGGTTGTACGTGCAGCCGTCGCGCAAGGTACCGATTTCGAGTTGGGATTACACGAGCCCGTCGCAGATGGTGCACGCGTACAACCTCGGCCGAACCGATGGCGAGACCTTTCTGGCACGCATGCCCGATCTGCTGGAAGCCGGCGCGCACGAAGCGCGCTGA